From a single Leopardus geoffroyi isolate Oge1 chromosome E1, O.geoffroyi_Oge1_pat1.0, whole genome shotgun sequence genomic region:
- the RANGRF gene encoding ran guanine nucleotide release factor isoform X1 has translation MPEPSPRRMEPTRDYPLFGGAFSATLPPGAIDVSDLRPVPNNQEVFCHRVTDQSLIVELLEQQAHVQGEEAARYHFEDVCGAQEARAVQVETVQPLFLENLALRGCCQEAWVLSGKQQVAKENQQVAKDVTVHQALLRLPQYQTDVLLTFSQPPPDNRPFLSPENLSLLPWSLGDFEQLVTSLTLHDPGIFGPQ, from the exons ATGCCCGAACCTAGTCCCAGGCGCATGGAGCCCACGCGAGACTATCCGCTGTTTGGGGGGGCCTTCTCCGCCACTCTCCCCCCCGGGGCCATCGACGTGAG CGATCTCCGGCCGGTCCCGAACAATCAGGAAGTCTTCTGCCACCGCGTGACGGACCAGAGCCTGATCGTGGAACTTCTGGAGCAGCAGGCCCACgtgcagggagaggaggctgcGCG ATACCACTTTGAGGACGTTTGCGGGGCGCAGGAGGCTAGGGCTGTGCAAGTGGAAACTGTGCAACCCCTCTTTTTGGAGAACCTGGCCCTGAGGGGCTGCTGTCAAGAAGCCTGGGTCCTCTCTGGCAAGCAGCAGGTGGCTAAGGAAAACCAGCAG GTAGCAAAGGACGTGACGGTGCACCAGGCCTTGCTGCGGCTGCCCCAGTACCAGACTGATGTCCTGCTCACCTTCAGTCAGCCCCC CCCTGACAACAGGCCATTTCTTAGCCCTGAAAATCTGTCACTTCTGCCCTGGAGCCTGGGTGACTTTGAACAGCTGGTGACCAGTCTGACCCTTCACGATCCCGGCATCTTTGGTCCCCAGTAA
- the RANGRF gene encoding ran guanine nucleotide release factor isoform X2 — MPEPSPRRMEPTRDYPLFGGAFSATLPPGAIDVSDLRPVPNNQEVFCHRVTDQSLIVELLEQQAHVQGEEAARYHFEDVCGAQEARAVQVETVQPLFLENLALRGCCQEAWVLSGKQQVAKENQQP; from the exons ATGCCCGAACCTAGTCCCAGGCGCATGGAGCCCACGCGAGACTATCCGCTGTTTGGGGGGGCCTTCTCCGCCACTCTCCCCCCCGGGGCCATCGACGTGAG CGATCTCCGGCCGGTCCCGAACAATCAGGAAGTCTTCTGCCACCGCGTGACGGACCAGAGCCTGATCGTGGAACTTCTGGAGCAGCAGGCCCACgtgcagggagaggaggctgcGCG ATACCACTTTGAGGACGTTTGCGGGGCGCAGGAGGCTAGGGCTGTGCAAGTGGAAACTGTGCAACCCCTCTTTTTGGAGAACCTGGCCCTGAGGGGCTGCTGTCAAGAAGCCTGGGTCCTCTCTGGCAAGCAGCAGGTGGCTAAGGAAAACCAGCAG CCCTGA